One Planktothrix sp. FACHB-1365 genomic window carries:
- a CDS encoding Uma2 family endonuclease, producing MVSSLYTITDQELMEISSQNPNLRFERNADGTLVTMAPTGGISGNREAKAIAYLGIWVERENLGEVFASSTGFKLPNGAIRSPDVAFVAQGRLPVGWDEGEDEFLNLVPDFVIEIRSKTDSLKKCQEKMTEYIENGVRLGWLIDRQNQQAWVYRADGSITQYPATATLTGEEIVPGFTIALNSLI from the coding sequence ATGGTATCATCTTTATATACAATAACTGATCAAGAATTAATGGAAATTAGTTCTCAAAATCCTAATTTACGCTTTGAACGCAATGCAGATGGAACGTTAGTTACTATGGCTCCTACAGGTGGTATTTCAGGGAATCGAGAAGCGAAAGCAATCGCTTATTTAGGAATCTGGGTAGAACGTGAAAATTTAGGAGAAGTTTTTGCATCCAGTACCGGATTTAAACTACCAAATGGAGCCATTCGTTCCCCTGATGTAGCGTTTGTAGCTCAAGGACGTTTACCCGTAGGATGGGATGAAGGAGAAGACGAATTTTTAAATTTAGTGCCAGATTTTGTCATAGAAATTCGCTCTAAAACCGATAGTTTAAAAAAATGCCAAGAAAAAATGACAGAATATATTGAAAATGGGGTGCGGTTGGGGTGGTTAATTGACCGTCAAAATCAACAAGCTTGGGTGTATCGTGCCGATGGTTCAATTACTCAATATCCCGCAACCGCAACCTTAACAGGAGAAGAAATTGTTCCGGGGTTTACAATTGCGTTAAACTCTTTAATTTAG
- a CDS encoding CHASE2 domain-containing protein, protein MRANIQQLVWEWRGVWITTPVMAGLVILLRFSGLLQAWEWSVYDQYMRLRPPEPRDQRIAIVGLDEADMKYIGQGYVPDEIYADLIQKLVAMKPTAIGLDIYRDLPFEPGHARLLQLFAQTPNLIGIEKVVGDESLESVAAPPILKEKNRVAANDLILDEDNIIRRALLVVKNDQKQPVYSLGLFLAMFYLDSKGISPEIVEGTNNWWKFNETVFKPFAKNDGGYIRADAGGYQVFLNYRGSNQSFETVSFQDILTDKLPKDWGKNRIILIGSIGESFKDLMSTPYTLSANERMSGVEIHANVASQIISTALDHRPLIQTLPDPLEWIWIFFWSGTGAILTWKFRATAKVKLLIARQVLISILATGVLLGSTYLLFINGWWIPVVPPFLALAGSAIAITAYIARSAADIRNIFGRYLSAEIVSNLLEKPEGLKLGGERRKITILTSDLRGFTALSERLQPEEVVKILNFYLSSMADVITAYQGTIDEFMGDGILVLFGAPTLREDDAQRAIACAVAMQLAMHKVNEKLKQWDLSPLDMGIGINTGEVVVGNIGSEKRTKYGVVGNQVNLAYRVESYTTGGQILISEMTLKEAGEDIVKIDNQKLVQPKGVKKPITIYEVGGITAQYNLFISKEEEHFYPLPTPIVLQYSILEGKHIGESLLMGSLVELSEKSGLIVTEVNNNIIPEVLANLKINMKLQSEQWSDDIYAKVLEKSAESGSFYIQFTAKPPEVEKYLNQLYKTIIT, encoded by the coding sequence ATGAGAGCAAATATTCAACAATTGGTGTGGGAGTGGCGTGGCGTTTGGATTACAACTCCAGTCATGGCGGGTCTTGTAATCCTGCTGCGTTTTTCTGGTCTTTTACAAGCTTGGGAATGGTCAGTTTATGACCAATATATGCGCTTGCGTCCCCCGGAACCCCGTGATCAACGGATTGCAATTGTGGGGTTAGATGAAGCGGATATGAAATATATTGGTCAGGGTTACGTTCCCGATGAAATTTATGCTGACTTAATCCAAAAATTAGTCGCCATGAAACCCACAGCCATCGGGTTAGATATTTATCGAGATTTACCCTTTGAACCCGGTCATGCTCGGTTACTTCAACTTTTTGCACAGACTCCTAATTTAATTGGAATTGAAAAAGTTGTCGGAGATGAATCCTTAGAATCTGTGGCAGCGCCTCCCATTTTAAAAGAAAAAAATCGAGTCGCTGCCAATGATTTAATTTTAGATGAAGATAATATTATTCGGCGGGCTTTGTTAGTCGTCAAAAATGATCAAAAACAACCAGTTTACAGTTTGGGATTATTTTTGGCGATGTTTTATTTAGATTCTAAAGGGATTTCACCTGAAATAGTAGAAGGAACCAATAATTGGTGGAAGTTCAACGAAACCGTATTTAAACCCTTTGCTAAAAATGATGGCGGTTATATCCGAGCCGATGCTGGAGGGTATCAAGTGTTTTTAAATTATCGAGGGTCTAATCAAAGTTTTGAAACGGTTTCCTTTCAAGATATTTTAACCGATAAACTTCCTAAAGATTGGGGAAAAAATAGGATTATTTTAATTGGATCTATAGGGGAAAGCTTCAAAGATTTAATGTCAACGCCCTACACCTTATCTGCTAACGAAAGAATGTCTGGGGTAGAAATTCATGCAAATGTAGCAAGTCAAATTATTAGTACCGCCTTAGATCATCGTCCTTTAATTCAAACCCTTCCTGACCCCTTAGAATGGATTTGGATATTTTTCTGGTCAGGAACTGGGGCAATTTTAACTTGGAAATTTAGAGCGACGGCTAAAGTTAAATTATTAATTGCACGACAGGTTTTGATTTCGATTTTAGCAACGGGAGTTTTACTCGGAAGTACCTATCTTTTGTTTATTAATGGATGGTGGATTCCCGTTGTTCCTCCCTTTTTGGCATTAGCGGGTTCAGCCATTGCCATTACCGCTTATATTGCTCGTTCTGCGGCGGATATTCGCAATATTTTTGGCCGTTATTTAAGTGCTGAAATTGTTTCTAATTTACTCGAAAAACCCGAAGGGTTAAAACTGGGAGGAGAACGACGAAAAATCACTATTTTAACCTCAGATTTACGGGGTTTTACCGCTCTGTCTGAACGGTTACAACCGGAAGAAGTCGTCAAAATTTTAAATTTCTATTTATCTTCAATGGCGGATGTTATTACCGCTTATCAAGGCACGATTGATGAGTTTATGGGGGATGGAATTTTAGTGTTATTTGGGGCGCCCACCTTGCGAGAAGATGATGCTCAACGGGCGATTGCTTGTGCGGTAGCGATGCAATTAGCGATGCACAAGGTCAATGAAAAATTAAAACAGTGGGATTTGTCTCCTTTAGATATGGGGATTGGAATTAATACCGGGGAAGTTGTTGTTGGAAATATTGGGTCAGAAAAACGGACAAAATATGGTGTTGTTGGGAATCAAGTGAATTTAGCTTATCGCGTTGAATCCTATACAACGGGGGGACAAATTTTAATTTCTGAAATGACCTTAAAGGAAGCAGGGGAAGATATCGTTAAAATTGATAATCAAAAATTGGTTCAACCCAAAGGAGTAAAAAAACCGATTACCATTTATGAAGTCGGAGGAATTACGGCACAATATAATTTATTTATCTCTAAGGAAGAAGAACATTTTTATCCGCTTCCCACACCGATTGTTTTACAATATTCGATTTTAGAAGGTAAACATATTGGTGAAAGTTTATTAATGGGAAGTTTAGTTGAATTATCAGAAAAAAGTGGTTTAATTGTTACAGAAGTTAATAATAATATTATTCCTGAAGTGTTAGCAAATTTAAAGATTAATATGAAATTACAATCAGAACAATGGAGTGATGATATTTATGCAAAAGTCCTAGAAAAATCGGCTGAATCTGGATCATTTTATATCCAGTTTACCGCAAAACCTCCAGAGGTTGAAAAATATCTCAATCAACTGTATAAAACTATCATTACTTAA
- a CDS encoding DUF928 domain-containing protein, whose product MVIKSVGYLSLILGMMLPVTASLATLPSPVKNRVNFPLQISLEFPPAPKGDGPVSTAGGGTRGNSCGLDNTKLTALVPSKNTSTVSANPTFFVYIPKLNQSQGLKGEFELIYNPNKNKYVSVYKTNVQLPSEPSIVKIPLPETVTLEPGIKYQWTFAVTCDLSNPLGPTEDFIGVYIQRNELTPTLKDELEQTQNPLKKVEIYARENIWQDTLMSLAQLRESQQEEWKSLLNSIKIEESIIEAPFAPEPTVSNSEEQSAQ is encoded by the coding sequence ATGGTTATCAAGTCTGTCGGTTATTTGAGTCTGATTTTAGGCATGATGTTGCCTGTTACAGCGAGTCTAGCTACCCTTCCTTCTCCAGTTAAAAATCGGGTCAATTTTCCCCTGCAAATTAGTTTAGAATTTCCCCCTGCACCCAAGGGTGATGGGCCAGTGAGTACCGCCGGAGGAGGAACACGAGGAAATAGTTGTGGGTTAGATAATACCAAATTGACCGCTTTAGTACCTAGTAAAAATACCTCAACGGTTTCTGCTAACCCAACCTTTTTTGTTTACATTCCTAAACTTAATCAATCCCAAGGATTAAAAGGTGAATTTGAGTTAATCTATAATCCCAATAAAAATAAATATGTTTCTGTTTACAAGACAAATGTTCAACTACCTTCAGAACCTAGTATTGTGAAAATTCCATTACCTGAGACTGTAACCTTAGAACCAGGAATTAAATATCAATGGACATTTGCAGTTACTTGTGATCTTTCAAATCCCTTAGGGCCAACAGAAGATTTTATAGGGGTTTATATTCAGCGAAATGAGCTTACACCCACGCTAAAAGATGAATTAGAACAAACCCAAAATCCCTTAAAAAAGGTAGAAATTTATGCCCGTGAAAACATCTGGCAAGACACATTAATGAGCCTAGCTCAGTTGCGAGAATCTCAACAAGAGGAATGGAAAAGTTTACTCAATTCTATTAAAATAGAAGAATCGATTATAGAAGCTCCTTTTGCACCTGAACCAACAGTCAGCAATTCTGAAGAGCAATCTGCCCAATAA
- a CDS encoding CHAT domain-containing protein, with the protein MIPKLRSKNKFFRVWFCILILASFLASGIVLPAIAQQWQSAQILNSNSDAENSFNQGLKGYREGTVAGFRKAIQEWEKTLRLWREANNPQQESMTRNFLCSVYGNLGEYPQALNCYNQLLILTQTLQDQQTQATTLVSIAKIYAQLGEYQKALDTLNQTFPFWQTLNFKTGELATLNEMAFVYFNLGEFQQALNYYNQALAVVKPLGNPANVAAILNNIGQVKSTLNQFEPALDHYKQALGLWEEVIQKLGDNSAIQIQRGKGATLNNIGFIYANLNQLEAALDNYNQALTLWQKIGDRTGEASTFNNIGFVYFQQGKLDQSLEFYNKALQIRQEVGDRPKEALSRYRVATVKRKQGNFEEAIAQIETALTIIEDLRTQIANQDLRASFLASKQDYYQFYIDLLMELNQQQPNQGWDGKALQISERAKARSLLDILAEAQGEITSGVDPQLLEKKQTLRQKLSALEAQRIKLLSQSHTIIQKEEINKEIEALLQQYNQVLAEIRENNPHYAALTQPQPLNLSEIQKLLDENTVLLEYSLGKDRSYLWAVTPNSIQSYDLPGEDAIKTTVKTFRENLILPSKRIRQSLYEETGKTLREMVFPLSPALENKRLLIVADGALQYIPFAALPLTETNSEGDPIPLINYHELVTLPSASVLGIIRHETQTRKPAEKLLAVLADPVFSSTDERLKAIVSKAIKSLPPDLERSARESGVLFDRLPFTQDEAKQIIALVPETESLQEIGFKANRETATSPQLSQYRFIHFATHGLLNSENPQLSGLVFSLVDQTGKSQNGFLRLYDIFNLNLPVELVVLSACETGLGQEIKGEGLVSLTRGFMYAGASRVVVSLWRVDDQATSQLMMKFYQGILEQKLSPVAALRQAQIKMQQNETSEWIPPYYWSGFTLQGEWQGLKN; encoded by the coding sequence ATGATACCTAAACTCAGAAGCAAAAATAAATTTTTCAGAGTTTGGTTTTGTATCCTGATTCTGGCATCTTTTTTGGCTTCAGGAATAGTTTTACCTGCGATCGCACAACAATGGCAATCCGCACAAATTCTTAATTCTAATTCTGACGCAGAAAATAGTTTTAATCAAGGATTGAAAGGATATCGAGAAGGAACAGTAGCCGGATTTCGGAAGGCGATTCAAGAGTGGGAAAAAACGTTACGTTTATGGCGAGAAGCGAATAATCCTCAGCAAGAATCCATGACTCGCAATTTTTTATGCTCTGTTTATGGAAATTTAGGGGAATATCCCCAGGCTCTTAACTGTTATAATCAATTACTGATTTTAACTCAAACCCTCCAAGATCAACAAACTCAAGCAACAACTTTAGTTTCTATTGCTAAAATTTATGCTCAATTAGGGGAATACCAAAAAGCCTTAGATACTCTCAATCAAACTTTTCCTTTCTGGCAAACTCTTAATTTTAAAACAGGGGAGTTGGCAACTTTGAATGAAATGGCTTTTGTTTATTTTAATTTAGGGGAATTTCAACAAGCTCTGAATTATTATAATCAAGCCTTAGCTGTAGTAAAGCCTTTAGGAAATCCGGCGAATGTGGCAGCTATTTTAAATAATATTGGTCAAGTTAAATCCACATTAAATCAGTTTGAACCTGCCCTGGATCATTATAAACAAGCTTTAGGTTTATGGGAAGAGGTGATTCAAAAATTGGGCGATAATTCTGCCATCCAAATTCAGCGAGGAAAAGGGGCAACGTTAAATAATATCGGGTTTATTTATGCTAATTTGAATCAATTAGAAGCCGCTTTAGACAATTATAATCAAGCCTTAACGCTGTGGCAAAAAATTGGCGATCGCACAGGAGAAGCAAGTACCTTTAATAATATAGGTTTTGTTTATTTTCAACAAGGGAAGTTAGATCAATCCTTAGAATTTTATAACAAAGCCCTACAGATTCGTCAGGAAGTCGGTGATCGCCCTAAAGAAGCATTATCTCGATATCGAGTCGCAACAGTTAAACGAAAACAGGGAAATTTTGAAGAAGCGATCGCTCAAATTGAAACCGCTTTAACCATTATTGAAGATTTGCGGACACAAATTGCAAATCAAGATTTAAGAGCTTCTTTCTTAGCCTCTAAACAGGATTATTATCAATTTTATATTGATTTATTAATGGAACTCAACCAACAACAACCCAACCAAGGATGGGATGGAAAAGCGTTACAAATTAGTGAACGAGCCAAAGCCCGCTCTTTATTAGATATTTTAGCAGAAGCTCAAGGAGAAATTACCTCTGGTGTTGATCCTCAACTTTTAGAGAAAAAACAAACCTTAAGACAAAAATTATCCGCTTTAGAAGCACAACGCATTAAACTTTTAAGCCAGTCTCATACGATTATTCAAAAAGAGGAAATTAACAAAGAAATTGAAGCTTTACTGCAACAATATAATCAAGTTTTAGCTGAAATTCGGGAGAATAATCCCCATTATGCTGCCTTAACTCAACCTCAGCCCTTAAATTTATCAGAGATTCAAAAACTATTAGATGAAAATACCGTTTTATTAGAATATTCCCTGGGAAAAGACCGAAGTTATTTATGGGCTGTTACTCCTAATAGTATTCAAAGTTATGACTTACCCGGAGAAGATGCAATTAAAACAACCGTTAAAACCTTTCGAGAAAATTTAATTTTACCGAGTAAAAGAATTCGGCAATCACTTTATGAAGAAACAGGGAAAACCTTAAGGGAAATGGTATTTCCTTTAAGTCCCGCCTTAGAAAATAAAAGATTACTCATTGTTGCCGATGGCGCGTTACAATATATTCCGTTTGCTGCCCTTCCTTTAACAGAAACAAACAGCGAAGGTGATCCGATTCCTTTAATTAATTATCATGAATTAGTAACGTTACCCTCGGCTTCAGTTTTAGGAATTATACGTCACGAAACTCAAACTCGAAAACCGGCTGAAAAACTGTTAGCAGTATTAGCTGATCCGGTCTTTAGTTCAACAGATGAACGATTAAAAGCGATTGTTTCAAAAGCAATTAAATCCCTGCCCCCTGACTTAGAACGTTCCGCCAGAGAATCCGGTGTTTTATTTGATCGTTTACCCTTTACCCAAGACGAAGCGAAACAAATTATTGCCTTAGTTCCTGAGACTGAAAGTTTACAAGAAATTGGTTTTAAAGCAAATCGAGAAACCGCAACCAGCCCTCAACTCAGCCAATATCGTTTTATTCATTTTGCCACTCATGGTTTACTCAATAGTGAGAACCCTCAATTATCCGGTTTAGTGTTTTCTTTAGTCGATCAAACCGGAAAATCTCAAAATGGATTTTTACGACTCTATGATATTTTTAACTTAAATTTACCTGTAGAATTAGTGGTATTAAGTGCCTGTGAAACCGGGTTAGGTCAAGAAATAAAAGGGGAAGGATTAGTAAGTTTAACGAGGGGATTTATGTATGCAGGTGCGAGTCGAGTGGTGGTGAGTTTATGGAGAGTTGATGATCAAGCCACCTCCCAATTAATGATGAAATTTTATCAAGGAATATTAGAACAAAAATTATCTCCAGTTGCCGCTTTACGACAAGCGCAAATTAAAATGCAGCAAAATGAAACCTCAGAATGGATACCGCCTTATTATTGGTCAGGGTTTACCTTACAGGGAGAATGGCAAGGACTTAAAAATTAA
- a CDS encoding serine/threonine-protein kinase encodes MSYCVNPACPQPENVDDAIKCKACGSKLLLRNRYKVIQPLGKGGFGATFLAQDLSLPGRPSCVVKQLRPTATSARILEMARELFQREAKTLGKIGDHPQVPRLIDYFVGGKQFYLVQEYIDGYTLKQEVKEKGVFNEAQAKKFLREILPLLNYIHSQEVIHRDIKPANILRRRIDQNLVLIDFGAVKDQVNQATMMGTGQTAFTNFAIGTSGFAPPEQMALRPVYASDIYAVGMTCVYLMTGKSPNSFESNPVTGEIMWLPHLDVSDFFVNILQRMLEFSVQYRYQSAQDVLRALDSESSYGMLAEGMVTQQKPSSTPNPKLTNSTNESTFLNEPNTSLMLPSQRMAAQIRARNQRVAKKKQGNLGGDTDIYDDNSFVSGMSATEGSPRTMIYDTVSNNTKSSLPPTTPKWTENTLKTAYVKGRRDFADCELSGLNLENFDFSGTNFYESRLSNSNFQGADLTEANFGRARLTEVNFRKAQLVKAYLSNANLERADLRGANLREACLNRANLRGVNLCGANLTHAIVSDEQLAMAKLNWRTIRPNGKRKLWCWWF; translated from the coding sequence ATGAGCTACTGTGTCAATCCAGCCTGCCCTCAACCGGAAAATGTAGATGATGCCATTAAGTGTAAGGCTTGTGGTTCAAAATTGTTGTTGAGAAATCGCTATAAAGTGATTCAACCCTTGGGAAAAGGGGGGTTTGGAGCAACCTTTCTGGCTCAGGATCTGTCGTTACCTGGACGTCCGAGTTGTGTGGTTAAACAACTGCGTCCGACTGCTACATCAGCCCGAATTTTAGAAATGGCGCGAGAGTTATTTCAACGGGAAGCTAAAACCCTCGGTAAAATTGGTGATCATCCTCAAGTTCCTCGCCTCATCGATTATTTTGTTGGGGGAAAACAATTTTATCTAGTACAAGAATATATTGATGGTTATACTTTAAAACAAGAAGTCAAAGAAAAAGGAGTTTTTAACGAGGCACAAGCCAAAAAATTCCTGCGAGAAATTTTACCCTTGTTGAATTATATTCACAGTCAAGAAGTTATTCATCGAGATATTAAACCTGCTAATATTTTACGACGGCGAATTGATCAAAATTTGGTTTTAATTGACTTTGGAGCAGTAAAAGATCAAGTCAATCAAGCAACCATGATGGGAACTGGACAAACTGCTTTTACTAATTTTGCTATTGGCACATCGGGGTTTGCTCCTCCTGAACAAATGGCTTTACGTCCAGTTTATGCCAGTGATATTTATGCGGTGGGGATGACTTGTGTTTATTTAATGACTGGAAAGTCTCCTAATTCATTTGAAAGTAATCCGGTGACGGGGGAAATTATGTGGCTTCCCCATTTAGATGTGAGTGATTTCTTTGTCAATATATTGCAACGGATGTTAGAATTTTCCGTACAATATCGCTATCAATCGGCGCAGGATGTTCTGCGGGCTTTAGATTCTGAATCGAGTTATGGAATGTTAGCAGAAGGGATGGTAACGCAGCAAAAACCCTCCTCGACTCCTAACCCAAAATTAACAAATTCTACAAATGAATCTACTTTTTTAAATGAACCTAATACCTCGTTGATGTTACCTTCACAGCGTATGGCTGCCCAAATTCGAGCCAGAAATCAGCGAGTTGCGAAGAAAAAACAGGGCAATTTGGGTGGGGATACGGATATTTATGATGATAACTCTTTTGTTAGTGGCATGAGTGCGACGGAAGGTTCTCCCAGAACCATGATTTATGACACGGTTTCTAATAATACTAAAAGTAGTCTTCCCCCGACAACACCCAAATGGACTGAAAATACATTAAAGACTGCCTATGTTAAAGGAAGACGTGATTTTGCAGACTGTGAATTAAGCGGTTTGAATTTAGAAAATTTTGATTTTTCGGGGACTAATTTTTATGAATCCCGTTTAAGTAATAGCAATTTTCAAGGAGCCGATTTAACAGAGGCAAATTTTGGTCGCGCTAGATTAACAGAGGTGAATTTTCGGAAGGCTCAATTAGTTAAAGCTTATTTAAGTAATGCTAATTTAGAACGGGCTGATTTACGAGGAGCTAATCTCAGAGAGGCTTGCTTAAATCGAGCGAATTTGCGGGGTGTGAATCTCTGTGGTGCTAATCTCACCCATGCAATTGTCAGTGATGAACAATTAGCCATGGCTAAATTGAATTGGCGTACAATTCGACCCAATGGAAAACGGAAATTGTGGTGCTGGTGGTTTTAA
- a CDS encoding M3 family metallopeptidase, producing the protein MSLTTTENPLLMGQGLPPFEQITPEHVVPGITQLLTELEQDLVTLETQVKPTWTELVEPLQKLQERLTWSWGIVGHLMGVKNSPELRTAHATVQPNIVQFINKLNQSQAIYHAFKQLKNSDEWDQLDSAQQRIINTALRDAELSGVGLEGEERDRFNAIQLELADLSTQFSNHVLDATKAFSLTLTTPEEIAGLPPSLLSLAAQAARTEGSETATSENGPWRITLDAPSFGPFLKYSQRRDLREKVYRGYISRASSGDLDNFPLIERILELKKQKASILGFKSYAELSLASKMAPNVAAVEALLEELRIVSYDSAQQEFEDLKAFAASKGAEEAQNLQHWDIAFWSERQREEKFAFTDEELRPYFALPQVLDGLFGLVHRIFGIVITPADGQAPIWHQDVRYFQVANESGNPLAYFYLDPYSRPAEKRGGAWMDECITRAKFVENNETKVRLPVAYLQCNQTPPVEDKPSLMTFTEVETLFHEFDHGLQHMLTTVDYAGAAGINNVEWDAVELPSQFMENWCYDQATLFGMAKHYQTGETLPEHYYQKLLAAKTYMSGMGMLRQLHFGFVDIELHHRYQPGGSETINDVRNRIAENTMIIKPLPEDAFLCAFGHIFAGGYSAGYYSYKWAEVLSADAFAAFEEAGLEDEQAISETGKRFRDTVLALGGSLHPMEVFKAFRGREPSTKPLLIHSGLIAA; encoded by the coding sequence ATGAGTCTAACAACCACAGAAAACCCCCTACTGATGGGGCAGGGATTACCCCCTTTTGAACAGATTACACCGGAGCACGTTGTTCCAGGAATAACGCAACTGTTAACGGAATTGGAACAAGATCTCGTTACCTTAGAAACCCAGGTAAAACCAACCTGGACAGAATTAGTCGAACCTTTGCAAAAATTACAAGAACGGTTAACGTGGAGTTGGGGAATTGTTGGGCATTTAATGGGTGTAAAAAATAGCCCGGAATTGAGAACTGCCCATGCAACGGTTCAGCCTAATATTGTACAGTTTATCAATAAATTGAATCAAAGTCAAGCCATTTATCATGCTTTTAAACAGTTAAAAAATAGCGATGAATGGGATCAATTAGATTCGGCTCAACAACGGATTATTAATACAGCCCTGCGAGATGCTGAATTATCGGGTGTGGGATTAGAAGGAGAAGAACGGGATCGTTTTAATGCCATTCAATTAGAATTAGCTGACCTTTCCACTCAATTTTCTAATCATGTTTTAGATGCGACAAAAGCCTTTAGTTTAACCTTAACAACGCCGGAAGAAATTGCAGGTTTACCCCCCAGTTTACTCAGTTTAGCTGCTCAAGCTGCCCGTACAGAAGGCTCAGAAACTGCTACCTCGGAAAATGGCCCCTGGCGAATTACGTTAGATGCTCCCAGTTTTGGCCCCTTCTTAAAATATAGTCAGAGGAGAGATTTACGCGAAAAAGTTTATCGAGGTTATATTAGTCGGGCTTCTAGTGGAGATTTAGATAACTTTCCTTTAATTGAACGGATTTTAGAACTTAAAAAACAGAAAGCTAGTATTCTAGGTTTCAAGAGCTATGCTGAACTGAGTTTAGCGAGTAAAATGGCTCCGAATGTGGCAGCAGTGGAAGCATTATTAGAAGAATTACGCATTGTCAGTTATGATTCAGCCCAACAAGAATTCGAGGATTTAAAAGCTTTTGCAGCCTCAAAAGGAGCCGAAGAAGCTCAGAATTTACAACATTGGGATATTGCCTTTTGGTCTGAACGACAACGGGAAGAAAAATTCGCCTTTACAGATGAAGAATTACGGCCTTATTTTGCCTTACCGCAAGTGTTAGACGGGTTATTTGGATTAGTTCATCGGATTTTTGGAATTGTGATTACTCCCGCCGATGGTCAAGCGCCAATTTGGCATCAAGATGTCCGCTATTTTCAAGTCGCTAATGAAAGCGGAAATCCCCTGGCTTACTTCTATTTAGATCCCTATAGTCGTCCCGCCGAAAAACGGGGTGGAGCTTGGATGGATGAATGTATTACTCGCGCTAAATTCGTGGAAAATAACGAAACAAAAGTGCGATTACCCGTGGCTTATTTACAATGTAATCAAACCCCTCCCGTTGAGGATAAACCCAGTTTAATGACGTTTACAGAAGTAGAAACGTTATTTCATGAATTTGATCACGGGTTACAACATATGTTAACAACCGTTGACTATGCCGGGGCGGCTGGTATTAATAATGTGGAATGGGATGCGGTGGAATTACCGAGCCAATTTATGGAAAATTGGTGTTATGATCAAGCCACATTATTTGGCATGGCAAAACATTATCAAACCGGAGAAACTTTACCCGAACATTATTATCAAAAGTTGTTAGCGGCTAAAACCTATATGAGTGGAATGGGAATGCTAAGACAACTGCATTTTGGGTTCGTAGATATTGAATTACATCATCGTTATCAACCGGGAGGAAGTGAAACCATTAATGATGTTCGTAACCGCATTGCCGAGAATACAATGATTATTAAACCTCTACCGGAAGATGCTTTTTTATGTGCCTTTGGTCATATTTTTGCAGGCGGTTATTCTGCCGGATATTACAGTTATAAATGGGCAGAAGTACTGAGCGCTGATGCTTTTGCTGCTTTTGAAGAAGCGGGATTAGAAGATGAACAAGCTATTTCTGAAACAGGAAAACGCTTCCGAGATACGGTGTTAGCATTAGGGGGAAGTTTACATCCGATGGAAGTCTTTAAAGCTTTCCGAGGACGGGAACCCAGTACAAAACCTTTATTAATTCATAGTGGTTTAATCGCGGCTTAA